TCAACCTCTTGACATTTGTTTTGAATTGAGGATTGATTCCTGTCAGGTTGCACAAATGTAAATAAAGAACAATTGACATTGCCGAAACCGTGCGGCGTATCGCACAATAAAGTCAGTTCACACTGCAAAGACCCATCAAGATGAGCAAACCACTACAAAAACCCACCATTCTCAATGTTGAAACTGTCGCGAAATCGCGGCTGTTTAATGTCGAAAGTGTGGACCTGGAGTTCAGCAACGGTGTGCGTCGCGTTTATGAGCGTATGCGCCCCTCGTCGCGCGAAGCGGTGATGATTATCCCCATCGTCGACGACCATCTGATTTTGATCCGCGAATATGCAGTGGGCACGGAATCTTATGAACTGGGTTTCTCGAAAGGCCTTATCGACCCGGGTGAAACGGTCTTTGAAGCGGCAAACCGCGAGCTGAAAGAAGAGGTCGGTTTTGGCGCGAATGAGCTGTCGTTTCTGAAAAAACTGAGCATGGCTCCCTCCTATTTTTCCAGCAAAATGAACATTGTGGTGGCTGAAGATCTCTATCCTGAATCGCTGGAAGGGGACGAGCCGGAGCCGCTGCCACAGGTTCGCTGGCCGCTGGCGCACCTGATGGATTTGCTGGAAGATCCTGACTTCAACGAGGCGCGTAACGTG
This region of Enterobacter cloacae complex sp. R_G8 genomic DNA includes:
- the nudE gene encoding ADP compounds hydrolase NudE; the encoded protein is MSKPLQKPTILNVETVAKSRLFNVESVDLEFSNGVRRVYERMRPSSREAVMIIPIVDDHLILIREYAVGTESYELGFSKGLIDPGETVFEAANRELKEEVGFGANELSFLKKLSMAPSYFSSKMNIVVAEDLYPESLEGDEPEPLPQVRWPLAHLMDLLEDPDFNEARNVSALFLVREWLKGQGRL